The following proteins are co-located in the Macadamia integrifolia cultivar HAES 741 chromosome 3, SCU_Mint_v3, whole genome shotgun sequence genome:
- the LOC122073500 gene encoding peroxidase 10-like: MDPSSYTHSLLSFVVVLVLSTPLASSQLDYKFYDSTCPNLTNIVRSGVWSAVANETRMGASLLRLHFHDCFVNGCDGSILLDDTSTFTGEKNAGPNRMSARGYEVIDAIKANLEKSCPSTVSCADILTLAAREAVHLAGGPFWSLPLGRRDGTTASQSAANQQIPSPSEPLENITAKFTSKGLEMKDVVVLSGAHTIGFAKCSSFKQRLFNFNSTGKPDPILGSSILNDLQSTCPNQDSSDSNLAALDLVTPNKFDNVYYKNLLNNSGLLQSDQALMGDSNSAAMVNNYIKYPYLFANDFGASMVKMGSIGVLTGKDGEIRKNCRMVN; encoded by the exons ATGGATCCAAGCTCCTATACCCATTCACTCCTTTCCTTTGTTGTTGTGCTGGTTTTGAGTACTCCCTTGGCCTCTAGCCAACTTGATTACAAGTTTTATGATTCTACTTGTCCAAACCTAACAAATATTGTTAGGTCTGGTGTGTGGTCAGCTGTTGCTAATGAAACTAGAATGGGAGCATCTCTTCTACGTTTACACTTCCATGATTGTTTTGTCAAT GGATGCGATGGATCTATTTTACTGGACGACACAAGTACCTTTACAGGTGAGAAAAATGCTGGGCCTAATCGCATGTCTGCTAGAGGTTATGAGGTCATTGATGCCATCAAAGCTAACTTGGAGAAGTCTTGCCCATCAACTGTCTCCTGTGCTGATATCTTGACTCTTGCAGCTAGAGAAGCTGTCCATCTT gcTGGAGGGCCTTTCTGGTCACTACCATTAGGCAGGCGAGATGGCACGACTGCAAGCCAAAGTGCAGCTAATCAGCAGATACCGTCACCTTCTGAGCCTTTAGAAAACATCACTGCAAAATTTACTTCAAAAGGTCTGGAAATGAAGGATGTTGTTGTGCTCTcag GTGCACACACCATAGGATTTGCAAAGTGCAGTTCCTTCAAGCAAAGGCTCTTCAACTTCAACAGCACCGGTAAGCCGGACCCAATACTTGGATCATCAATTCTCAATGATTTACAGAGTACTTGCCCAAATCAAGATAGTTCAGACAGTAACTTGGCAGCTCTTGACCTTGTAACACCTAACAAGTTTGATAATGTATATTATAAGAACCTCCTGAACAACTCAGGACTTCTACAATCAGATCAAGCTCTTATGGGAGATTCTAACAGTGCAGCCATGGTTAACAACTATATCAAGTACCCTTACCTGTTTGCCAATGATTTTGGGGCATCCATGGTGAAGATGGGAAGTATAGGTGTTCTTACAGGGAAAGATGGTGAGATAAGGAAGAACTGTCGCATGGTTAATTAA